One Mercurialis annua linkage group LG3, ddMerAnnu1.2, whole genome shotgun sequence DNA window includes the following coding sequences:
- the LOC126672476 gene encoding uncharacterized protein LOC126672476 — MVGSYDIKYEPRTSMKAQILADFVAETTTHDQPSEIDKSVISWVLQVDGASNMAGAGAGMILRGPHKIKMQNSIHLNFPATNNSAEYEALIGGLRMATVVKSEYIKIQNRVKELLTKITEEGGKWELEQIPREENTEADTLAKAMLNPKLQQYPKPRSNIPHQPIRPMDGDIISYIENRSLPEDKKEARKMPQSGRGKICLSRNTRRHMWKPHLPSSTLSKNSTTSTWGIDIVGPFPTASGQRKFLIVAVDHFSKWVEAEAVSTITESRVRSFVRKEIICRFGIPRIIITENGKQSDSKNFRDFCTEKGIDLRFTKVTHPQSNVMTEVTNRTIVNGLKKRLDEAKGRWADELHSVLWSYRTMPKAGTGRTPYSLTYGCEAMVPIEIGMPTIRVQYFKEQQNKENTRLCLDLLEERREQALLHIEAYKQRMATYHNKRVKPLTFEVGDLVLRRADIARGNAGVSKLGANWEGPYQVKKVGKGGAYYLTYLSGRDLPRTWNARVLTRFY; from the exons ATGGTAGGATCATACGACATCAAGTACGAACCAAGAACATCAATGAAAGCTCAGATCCTAGCAGATTTCGTGGCCGAAACAACAACACACGATCAACCTAGCGAGATAGACAAGAGTGTGATCAGCTGGGTATTACAAGTAGATGGAGCATCAAACATGGCGGGAGCAGGGGCAGGCATGATATTAAGAGGGCCACATaagataaaaatgcaaaattcaATCCACCTAAACTTTCCAGCAACCAATAATTCAGCCGAGTACGAAGCACTAATCGGAGGATTAAGAATGGCGACAGTGGTCAAATCCGAGTACATAAAAATTCAGA ACCGTGTGAAAGAGCTGCTCACCAAAATTACCGAAGAAGGCGGAAAATGGGAATTAGAACAAATACCCAGAGAAGAGAACACAGAGGCGGACACACTGGCAAAGGCCATGCTCAATCCAAAACTTCAGCAGTATCCAAAACCCCGAAGTAACATTCCTCATCAACCCATTAGACCAATGGATGGAGACATCATATCATACATAGAAAACAGAAGTCTACCTGAGGATAAAAAAGAGGCAAGGAAG ATGCCTCAGAGTGGAAGAGGGAAAATATGTCTTAGCAGAAATACACGAAGGCATATGTGGAAGCCACATCTCCCATCTAGCACTCTGTCGAAAAACAGTACTACAAG CACATGGGGCATTGACATCGTCGGCCCTTTCCCAACAGCAAGTGGGCAGAGGAAATTCTTGATAGTAGCTGTTGACCACTTCTCCAAATGGGTAGAAGCCGAAGCTGTCTCCACCATAACAGAATCGCGAGTACGAAGCTTTGTCCGAAAAGAAATCATCTGTCGTTTTGGAATCCCAAGAATCATCATAACCGAGAATGGTAAACAATCCGACAGCAAAAATTTCAGAGACTTCTGCACTGAAAAAGGAATCGACCTAAGGTTCACAAAGGTCACCCATCCTCAGAGCAATGTGATGACCGAAGTTACCAACCGAACCATTGTCAACGGTTTGAAGAAGCGCCTGGACGAAGCAAAAGGTCGATGGGCCGACGAATTACACAGTGTCCTATGGTCATACAGAACCATGCCAAAAGCCGGCACAGGAAGAACCCCATATAGCCTAACCTATGGGTGTGAGGCAATGGTGCCAATAGAGATAGGCATGCCTACCATTAGAGTTCAATACTTCAAGGAGCAACAAAACAAGGAAAACACCAGACTTTGCCTCGACTTGCTAGAAGAAAGAAGAGAACAAGCCTTACTGCacatcgaagcatacaagcagAGGATGGCAACATACCATAACAAAAGGGTTAAACCCCTAACATTTGAGGTAGGAGACCTAGTACTACGAAGAGCCGACATAGCAAGAGGTAATGCCGGAGTATCCAAACTCGGagcaaactgggaaggaccttacCAAGTAAAGAAAGTGGGAAAAGGAGGGGCCTATTACTTAACATATCTATCAGGTCGAGACCTACCAAGAACCTGGAATGCCAGAGTTCTTACAAGATTCTATTAG